A part of Bacteroidota bacterium genomic DNA contains:
- a CDS encoding DNRLRE domain-containing protein: MKPLFLTLALMLAGAVLNAQTVVTIVADSVKGKDSEVASINYAVNNNYANEKVHYVYAWTQSGTPTIIRTFLWIDLAQIPANATISSASLNLYYDAAFVAVPVAGQNDFWVERVTQSWAENTITWNNQPSSTTVNRGSSTVFTSSDMVYTVDVKEVIKDIIASGNNYGLVLKLKEEQPYRNVAFGSTENPDPNKRPTLEVAYTVPTTTIEPIAETSFTVYPNPTNNTITVTGGEGNAAISILDATGREVFFEANYGFNTPLNIDGLASGVYYLRVNNSKTIKLVKE, from the coding sequence ATGAAACCCTTATTTCTCACTCTGGCACTAATGCTTGCCGGTGCTGTTCTAAACGCACAAACTGTTGTTACCATTGTTGCCGATTCAGTAAAAGGCAAAGACTCTGAAGTTGCCTCGATTAATTATGCTGTAAACAACAATTACGCTAACGAAAAAGTACACTATGTGTATGCATGGACACAAAGTGGTACTCCAACCATCATTAGAACGTTTCTTTGGATTGATTTAGCGCAAATCCCTGCCAATGCAACCATCTCATCCGCCTCTTTGAATCTTTATTATGATGCTGCTTTTGTAGCCGTACCTGTGGCCGGACAGAATGATTTTTGGGTTGAACGTGTTACACAATCGTGGGCAGAAAACACTATCACATGGAATAACCAGCCATCTTCAACTACTGTAAACAGAGGTTCTTCTACTGTTTTTACCAGCTCGGATATGGTTTATACAGTGGATGTGAAAGAGGTGATAAAAGATATTATTGCATCGGGTAACAATTACGGTTTGGTATTGAAATTAAAGGAGGAACAACCTTATAGAAATGTGGCTTTTGGAAGCACTGAGAACCCCGACCCGAACAAACGCCCCACACTTGAGGTTGCTTACACTGTGCCCACCACAACAATAGAACCTATAGCCGAAACATCGTTTACGGTGTACCCCAACCCTACAAACAATACGATTACGGTTACCGGAGGTGAGGGTAATGCAGCTATCAGCATTTTGGATGCAACAGGTCGTGAGGTATTTTTCGAGGCCAATTATGGTTTTAATACCCCCCTAAATATAGACGGACTGGCATCCGGTGTTTATTATTTGCGTGTAAATAACAGCAAAACGATTAAACTGGTAAAGGAATAA
- a CDS encoding dihydrofolate reductase — MKLKHIVVMTISVSLMNTGCRDSNAQKGNGSEQIKTEFEVVNERFADLQLLRYEVPGFNELTPKQKELAYYLYEAALCGRDIIYDQKYKHNLAIRQTIDAIYESYKGDRTTEDWKKFDTYAKRVWFSNGIHHHYSNIKFIPECGPEYFKSLLANSDSKRFPYPIMGDTITLMDILGEVIFNPDVDAKIVNQAQGIDNVAESANNFYAGVTQNEVEAYYAKLKGKGDSQPEWGLNTQVYKDEKGNVQERVWKVGGMYTQAIEKIVYWLNKAIAVAETPEQKDALEKLVKYYNTGDVKDWDTYNIAWIKDVNSTIDVVNGFIEVYLDAIGKKGSFESVVSIKDMEASKRIETISKQAQWFEDNSPLMPEHKKKQVKGISAKVITVVVESGDAAPSTPIGINLPNNRWVRETHGSKSVSLGNIVNAYNIAGAKSPMLGEFVSSEEVKKRIVEHGVLAGELHTDMHEVIGHASGQINKGVGTPDETLKQYSSTLEEARADLVALYYIMDKKLVDIGVMPSLEVGKCEYDSYIMNGLITQLTRLKLGENLEEAHMRNRQLVAQWAYEKGKADNVIEMFKKDGKTYVKVNDYDKLRVLFGELLREIQRIVSEGDFKAGQALVETYGVKVDQALLAEVLERFNKLDVAPYKGFIQPKLVPVMDGDKIKDVKIEYPTDFSKQMLEYGKNYGFLKP; from the coding sequence ATGAAACTAAAACACATAGTAGTAATGACAATATCAGTATCGCTGATGAATACGGGTTGCCGCGACAGCAATGCCCAAAAGGGTAATGGAAGTGAGCAGATTAAAACTGAATTTGAGGTGGTGAATGAACGTTTTGCCGACCTTCAGTTACTTCGTTATGAAGTGCCCGGGTTTAATGAGCTTACCCCAAAGCAAAAAGAGCTGGCATATTATTTATACGAAGCTGCACTTTGCGGCCGCGATATTATATACGATCAAAAATACAAACACAACCTTGCCATCCGCCAAACTATTGATGCCATTTACGAAAGCTACAAAGGCGACAGAACAACTGAGGATTGGAAGAAATTTGACACCTATGCCAAACGTGTTTGGTTTAGCAACGGCATCCACCATCACTACAGCAACATAAAATTTATACCCGAATGCGGTCCTGAATATTTTAAAAGTCTTTTAGCCAACAGCGATTCAAAACGGTTTCCATACCCTATAATGGGCGATACCATCACCTTGATGGATATTTTGGGCGAAGTAATATTTAACCCCGATGTCGATGCAAAAATAGTGAACCAAGCTCAGGGCATTGATAACGTAGCAGAATCAGCAAACAACTTTTATGCAGGGGTAACTCAAAATGAAGTAGAAGCTTACTATGCTAAACTAAAAGGTAAAGGCGACAGCCAACCTGAGTGGGGCTTGAACACACAAGTGTATAAAGACGAAAAAGGCAATGTGCAAGAAAGGGTTTGGAAAGTAGGCGGGATGTACACACAAGCCATCGAAAAGATTGTGTATTGGCTGAACAAGGCTATTGCTGTAGCAGAAACCCCTGAACAAAAAGATGCCCTTGAAAAGCTGGTGAAATACTACAATACCGGTGATGTAAAAGATTGGGACACTTATAACATTGCTTGGATAAAAGACGTAAACAGCACTATTGATGTAGTAAACGGCTTTATCGAAGTGTACTTAGATGCGATTGGCAAAAAAGGCTCGTTTGAAAGCGTGGTATCTATTAAAGACATGGAAGCCAGCAAACGTATCGAAACCATTTCAAAGCAAGCACAGTGGTTTGAAGATAACTCACCCCTGATGCCCGAACATAAAAAGAAACAAGTAAAAGGCATTAGTGCCAAAGTGATTACAGTGGTAGTTGAAAGCGGTGATGCCGCCCCCAGCACTCCCATAGGTATTAACTTACCAAACAACCGTTGGGTACGCGAAACACACGGTTCAAAATCAGTATCGTTGGGTAATATTGTTAATGCCTACAACATAGCGGGTGCAAAAAGTCCTATGTTGGGTGAGTTTGTATCGAGTGAAGAAGTTAAAAAACGTATTGTTGAACACGGTGTATTAGCAGGGGAACTTCATACCGATATGCACGAGGTAATAGGGCACGCATCTGGTCAGATAAACAAAGGTGTAGGCACGCCCGATGAAACGCTTAAACAATACTCAAGCACGTTGGAAGAAGCCCGTGCCGACCTTGTTGCCCTGTATTACATTATGGATAAGAAGTTGGTAGATATTGGTGTGATGCCCAGCCTTGAGGTAGGGAAGTGCGAATACGACAGCTACATAATGAACGGCTTGATTACCCAACTAACTCGTTTAAAACTTGGAGAAAATTTAGAAGAAGCCCACATGCGTAACCGTCAGTTAGTAGCTCAATGGGCTTACGAAAAAGGGAAGGCCGATAATGTGATTGAGATGTTTAAGAAAGATGGTAAAACCTACGTAAAAGTAAACGACTATGATAAACTGCGTGTTTTGTTTGGTGAATTATTGCGCGAAATTCAACGCATTGTATCAGAAGGTGACTTTAAAGCAGGCCAAGCATTGGTAGAAACATACGGGGTAAAAGTTGACCAAGCTCTTTTGGCCGAGGTGTTGGAAAGATTTAACAAATTGGATGTGGCTCCCTACAAAGGATTTATTCAGCCCAAATTGGTGCCTGTAATGGATGGCGACAAAATAAAAGATGTGAAAATTGAGTACCCTACCGATTTTTCAAAGCAAATGCTTGAATACGGTAAGAACTATGGTTTCCTTAAGCCATAA